Proteins encoded together in one Paracidovorax wautersii window:
- a CDS encoding NADH-quinone oxidoreductase subunit A, which produces MNLDQYLPVLLFILVGIGVGVVPLALGYFLGPNRPDAAKNSPYECGFEAFEDARMKFDVRYYLVAILFILFDLEIAFLFPWAVSLQEVGLAGFVAVVIFLAILVVGFAYEWKKGALDWE; this is translated from the coding sequence ATGAACCTCGATCAATACCTCCCCGTCCTTCTGTTTATCTTGGTCGGCATCGGTGTCGGCGTCGTTCCTCTGGCACTGGGCTATTTCCTCGGTCCCAACCGCCCGGATGCGGCCAAGAATTCTCCCTACGAGTGTGGCTTCGAAGCCTTTGAAGATGCGCGCATGAAGTTCGATGTGCGCTACTACCTCGTCGCCATCCTCTTCATTCTTTTCGATCTGGAAATCGCCTTCCTCTTCCCTTGGGCTGTGTCGCTGCAAGAGGTGGGATTGGCGGGGTTCGTTGCCGTCGTGATCTTTCTCGCCATCCTGGTCGTGGGCTTTGCCTACGAGTGGAAAAAGGGTGCGCTGGATTGGGAATGA
- the secG gene encoding preprotein translocase subunit SecG has product MNAVVNVILAVQMLTALAMIGLILIQHGKGADMGAAFGSGSSGSLFGASGSANFLSRTTAVLAAVFFVATLALAYFGNVRPASTGSVLEGPAAAVPAGAAPAASVPAPDVSSAVPPAPAQPASGAAQIPTK; this is encoded by the coding sequence ATGAACGCAGTAGTGAACGTGATTCTGGCAGTGCAGATGCTGACCGCCCTGGCCATGATCGGCCTGATCCTGATCCAGCATGGCAAGGGGGCGGACATGGGTGCCGCCTTCGGCAGTGGCAGTTCCGGCAGCCTGTTCGGCGCCAGCGGCAGTGCCAACTTCCTGTCGCGCACCACGGCCGTCCTGGCTGCGGTGTTCTTCGTGGCGACGCTGGCCTTGGCCTACTTCGGCAACGTCCGCCCGGCCAGCACCGGCAGCGTGCTCGAAGGCCCGGCTGCTGCGGTGCCTGCAGGCGCTGCTCCAGCAGCCTCCGTGCCGGCCCCCGATGTCTCGTCGGCCGTGCCTCCGGCACCTGCGCAGCCGGCCTCTGGAGCCGCGCAAATCCCGACCAAATAA
- the tpiA gene encoding triose-phosphate isomerase, producing MKKKLIAGNWKMNGGLAANEALLTALRDGLGQPACDVAVAVPAPYLAQVQALAAGTSIAVAAQDVSQHESGAFTGEVSATMLREFGVRYALVGHSERRQYHGETDDVVAAKAQRALAAGVAPIVCVGETLAEREAGETETVVKRQLAAVIHLNGHCISEIVVAYEPVWAIGTGRTATPEQAQLVHAVLRAQLAAASEKADRIPLLYGGSMNAANAAQLLAQPDIDGGLVGGASLKAADFLQIIAAAA from the coding sequence ATGAAAAAGAAACTCATTGCCGGCAATTGGAAGATGAACGGCGGCCTGGCCGCCAACGAGGCCTTGCTGACGGCGCTGCGTGATGGCCTGGGCCAGCCTGCGTGCGACGTGGCCGTGGCCGTGCCGGCGCCCTATCTTGCACAGGTGCAGGCGCTGGCCGCGGGCACCTCCATCGCCGTGGCGGCGCAGGACGTGTCGCAGCATGAATCGGGCGCCTTCACCGGCGAGGTGTCGGCGACGATGCTGCGCGAATTCGGGGTGCGCTACGCGCTGGTCGGCCATTCCGAGCGGCGCCAGTACCACGGCGAAACCGACGACGTCGTCGCAGCCAAGGCGCAGCGCGCCCTGGCCGCGGGTGTCGCGCCCATCGTGTGCGTGGGCGAGACCCTGGCGGAGCGCGAGGCGGGGGAGACCGAGACCGTGGTCAAGCGTCAGCTGGCGGCGGTGATTCACCTCAACGGCCATTGCATCAGCGAAATCGTGGTGGCGTACGAGCCGGTCTGGGCCATCGGCACGGGCCGCACTGCCACGCCGGAGCAGGCCCAACTGGTCCATGCCGTGCTGCGTGCGCAGCTGGCTGCCGCCAGCGAGAAGGCCGACCGGATTCCGCTGCTGTACGGCGGCAGCATGAATGCGGCCAATGCCGCGCAACTGCTGGCCCAGCCGGACATCGACGGCGGCCTGGTGGGAGGCGCTTCGCTGAAGGCCGCCGACTTTCTACAGATCATCGCTGCGGCCGCTTGA
- a CDS encoding NAD(P)H-quinone oxidoreductase: MNRTMRAVEIADFGPPEGLRLGERPVPVPGVGELLIRVAASGINRPDVLQRKGHYAPPPGASDLPGLEVSGVIESGDADAMAQAGLRVGDRVCALLAGGGYAEWCVAPVAQCLPVPAGLSDVEAASLPETFFTVWSNVFDRGRLQAGETLLVQGGSSGIGVTAIQLARARGATVIVTAGSDDKCAACLALGAHHAINYKTQDFVAEVQRITQRRGVDVVLDMVAGDYVARDVECLAEDGRLVIIAVQGGVKSDFNAGLVLRRRLVITGSTLRPRPVAFKGAIAQALREQVWPLLTSGAVRPVIHSTFPASEAAQAHTLMESNQHIGKIVLTWTA, from the coding sequence ATGAACCGTACCATGCGTGCTGTCGAAATCGCCGACTTCGGTCCTCCGGAAGGTCTGCGGCTGGGCGAGCGGCCCGTGCCCGTGCCGGGCGTGGGCGAGCTGCTGATCCGTGTCGCGGCCAGTGGCATCAACCGCCCTGACGTGCTGCAGCGCAAGGGGCATTACGCTCCGCCGCCCGGTGCTTCCGACCTGCCCGGCCTAGAAGTCTCTGGCGTGATCGAATCCGGTGACGCCGACGCCATGGCCCAGGCGGGCCTGCGCGTGGGCGACCGGGTCTGCGCGTTGCTGGCTGGTGGCGGCTATGCCGAGTGGTGCGTCGCACCGGTGGCGCAGTGCCTTCCAGTGCCTGCCGGACTGAGCGACGTCGAAGCGGCTTCGCTGCCGGAGACGTTCTTCACCGTCTGGAGCAATGTCTTCGACCGCGGCCGCCTGCAGGCGGGAGAGACCCTGCTGGTGCAGGGCGGCAGCAGCGGCATCGGCGTGACGGCGATACAGCTGGCACGCGCACGCGGCGCCACGGTGATCGTCACGGCGGGCAGCGACGACAAATGCGCCGCCTGCCTGGCGCTGGGCGCGCACCATGCGATCAACTACAAGACCCAGGATTTCGTTGCCGAAGTGCAGCGCATCACGCAGCGCAGGGGGGTGGACGTGGTGCTCGACATGGTCGCGGGCGACTATGTGGCCCGTGATGTCGAATGCCTGGCCGAGGATGGCCGGCTGGTGATCATTGCGGTGCAGGGCGGCGTGAAGTCGGACTTCAACGCCGGCCTGGTGCTGCGCCGCCGGCTGGTGATCACGGGCTCGACCCTGCGGCCGCGTCCCGTGGCCTTCAAGGGCGCGATTGCGCAGGCGCTGCGCGAACAGGTCTGGCCGCTGCTGACATCGGGTGCGGTGCGCCCGGTTATCCACAGCACCTTTCCTGCTTCCGAGGCGGCCCAGGCGCATACGCTCATGGAGTCGAATCAGCACATTGGCAAGATTGTTTTGACGTGGACAGCATGA
- the pnp gene encoding polyribonucleotide nucleotidyltransferase, whose protein sequence is MTIFNKVTKSFQWGDKTVVMETGEIARQANGAVLVEIDGTVILATVAASKSAKPGQDFFPLTVDYIEKTYAAGKIPGSFFKREAKPSEHETLTSRLIDRPIRPLFPEGFLNEVHVVVHTVSLNPEVDADIAAMIGVSAALAISGIPFAGPIGAARVGYINGEYVLNPGQTARKNSQMDLVVAGTEAAVLMVESEAQQLSEEIMLGGVVFGHEQANIAINAIHELVRDAGKPVWDWQAPAEDEAFVAKVKGLAEDKLRAVYQIRSKQARTQALREANASVMEALKASGEAFDAGKVSDLLFAIESKIVRSQILAGEPRIDGRDTRTVRPIEIRNSVLPRTHGSALFTRGETQALVVSTLGTERDAQRIDALAGEFEDRFMFHYNMPPFATGEVGRMGSTKRREIGHGRLAKRALVAVLPTKEEFPYTIRVVSEITESNGSSSMASVCGGCLSMMDAGVPMKAHVAGIAMGLIKEDNRFAVLTDILGDEDHLGDMDFKVAGTTNGITALQMDIKIQGITKEIMQVALAQAKEARMHILGKMQEAMGEAKTEVSSFAPKLYTMKINPEKIRDVIGKGGAVIRALTEETGCQINIEEDGTITIAATDAEKAEVAKQRIEQITAEVEIGKIYEGPVVKILDFGALINLLPGKDGLLHISQIAHERVEKVTDYLSEGQIVKVKVLETDEKGRVKLSMKALTERPAGEYGGRPERSERSDRGDRGDRGGDRGERRDGGRHEQAAPAAAAGVDAGAARNGDNDGNNRNNG, encoded by the coding sequence ATGACCATCTTCAACAAAGTCACGAAGTCCTTCCAATGGGGCGACAAGACCGTCGTCATGGAAACCGGCGAAATCGCCCGCCAGGCCAACGGCGCCGTGCTGGTCGAGATCGACGGCACCGTCATCCTTGCCACCGTGGCGGCCTCCAAGTCGGCCAAGCCCGGCCAAGACTTCTTCCCCCTGACGGTGGACTACATCGAGAAGACCTATGCCGCCGGCAAGATCCCGGGCAGCTTCTTCAAGCGCGAAGCCAAGCCCAGCGAACACGAAACGCTGACCAGCCGCCTGATCGACCGTCCGATCCGCCCGCTGTTTCCCGAAGGCTTCCTGAACGAAGTGCACGTGGTGGTCCACACCGTGTCGCTCAACCCTGAAGTCGATGCCGACATCGCCGCCATGATCGGCGTGAGCGCTGCCCTGGCCATTTCCGGTATCCCGTTCGCCGGCCCCATTGGCGCTGCGCGCGTGGGCTACATCAACGGCGAGTACGTGCTGAACCCCGGCCAGACCGCCCGCAAGAACTCGCAGATGGACCTGGTCGTCGCCGGCACCGAAGCCGCCGTGCTGATGGTCGAATCCGAAGCCCAGCAGCTCAGCGAAGAAATCATGCTGGGTGGCGTGGTGTTCGGCCACGAGCAGGCCAACATCGCCATCAACGCCATCCATGAACTGGTGCGCGACGCCGGCAAGCCCGTGTGGGACTGGCAAGCGCCCGCCGAAGACGAAGCCTTCGTCGCCAAGGTCAAGGGCCTGGCTGAAGACAAGCTGCGCGCCGTCTACCAGATCCGCAGCAAGCAAGCCCGCACGCAGGCCCTGCGCGAAGCCAACGCCAGCGTGATGGAAGCCCTCAAGGCCAGCGGCGAAGCCTTCGACGCCGGCAAGGTGAGCGACCTGCTGTTCGCCATCGAATCCAAGATCGTCCGCAGCCAGATCCTGGCCGGCGAGCCCCGCATCGACGGCCGCGACACGCGCACCGTGCGTCCCATCGAGATCCGCAACTCCGTGCTGCCCCGCACGCACGGCTCCGCCCTGTTCACGCGCGGCGAGACGCAGGCCCTGGTGGTCTCCACGCTGGGCACCGAGCGCGACGCGCAGCGCATCGACGCGCTGGCCGGCGAGTTCGAAGACCGCTTCATGTTCCACTACAACATGCCTCCCTTCGCCACCGGCGAAGTGGGTCGCATGGGCTCCACCAAGCGCCGCGAGATCGGCCACGGCCGCCTGGCCAAGCGCGCGCTCGTCGCCGTGCTGCCGACCAAGGAAGAATTCCCCTACACCATCCGCGTGGTGTCGGAAATCACCGAATCGAACGGCTCTTCGTCCATGGCTTCGGTCTGCGGCGGCTGCCTGTCGATGATGGACGCCGGCGTGCCGATGAAGGCCCACGTGGCCGGCATCGCCATGGGCCTGATCAAGGAAGACAACCGCTTCGCCGTGCTGACCGACATCCTGGGTGACGAAGATCACCTGGGCGACATGGACTTCAAGGTGGCCGGCACGACCAACGGCATCACCGCCCTGCAGATGGACATCAAGATCCAGGGCATCACCAAGGAAATCATGCAGGTCGCCCTGGCCCAGGCCAAGGAAGCGCGCATGCACATCCTGGGCAAGATGCAGGAGGCCATGGGCGAAGCCAAGACCGAGGTGTCCAGCTTCGCGCCCAAGCTGTACACGATGAAGATCAACCCCGAGAAGATCCGCGACGTGATCGGCAAGGGCGGCGCCGTGATCCGTGCGCTGACCGAAGAGACCGGCTGCCAGATCAACATCGAGGAAGACGGCACGATCACCATCGCCGCGACCGATGCCGAGAAGGCCGAGGTCGCGAAGCAGCGCATCGAGCAGATCACGGCCGAAGTCGAGATCGGCAAGATCTACGAAGGCCCCGTGGTCAAGATCCTGGACTTCGGCGCACTGATCAACCTGCTGCCCGGCAAGGACGGCCTGCTGCACATCAGCCAGATCGCCCACGAGCGCGTGGAGAAGGTCACCGACTACCTGTCCGAAGGCCAGATCGTCAAGGTCAAGGTGCTGGAGACGGACGAGAAGGGCCGCGTCAAGCTGTCCATGAAGGCCCTGACCGAGCGCCCCGCCGGCGAATACGGTGGCCGTCCTGAGCGCAGCGAGCGTTCCGATCGCGGTGACCGTGGCGACCGTGGTGGTGATCGCGGCGAGCGTCGTGACGGTGGCCGCCACGAGCAGGCGGCTCCGGCTGCGGCCGCTGGCGTCGATGCGGGCGCCGCCCGCAACGGCGACAACGACGGCAACAACCGCAACAACGGCTGA
- the rpsO gene encoding 30S ribosomal protein S15, whose protein sequence is MIASTVKAEVVKANARAANDTGSPEVQVALLTARINELTPHFKQHAKDHHGRRGLLRMVSRRRKLLDYLKAKDADRYTALIAKLGLRK, encoded by the coding sequence ATGATCGCATCCACCGTCAAGGCCGAAGTCGTCAAGGCCAACGCCCGTGCAGCCAACGACACCGGTAGCCCGGAAGTCCAAGTGGCCCTGCTGACGGCCCGTATCAACGAGCTGACCCCCCACTTCAAGCAACACGCCAAGGACCACCACGGTCGCCGCGGCTTGCTGCGCATGGTGAGCCGCCGCCGCAAGCTGCTGGACTACCTGAAGGCCAAGGACGCTGACCGTTACACGGCGCTGATCGCCAAGCTGGGTCTGCGCAAGTAA
- a CDS encoding pyridoxal phosphate-dependent aminotransferase, whose protein sequence is MRNALISLQESKIREVANAGMGRSDVLPFWFGESDEVTPAAIREAAAASLQRGETFYSHNLGLSELREHLSAYMSRLHGDVGVDRLAVTSGGVNALMLAMQALIDAGDEVVAVTPVWPNLTAQPLVMGAHLRCVALRPQSDGAWALDLDELLAAIGPSTRLLVVNAPNNPTGWTLSAAEQRAILDHCRRTGTWILADEVYERLYYEPTPRDCAPSFLDIAAPGDRLVVAHSFSKSFLMTGWRLGWLVMPPSMTPHMGKLVEFNTSCVSVFTQRAGIAALQHEAEITPRVVAHMRACRDTLVTLLQALPGVDVSSAKGGMYAFFRLAGQGDSLEVAKRLVAEAGLGLAPGNAFGDEAQGWLRWCFASQDPQRLVLGVNRLKNWLGL, encoded by the coding sequence ATGCGCAATGCCCTGATTTCCCTGCAAGAGTCCAAGATTCGCGAGGTGGCCAACGCCGGCATGGGGCGCAGCGACGTGCTGCCGTTCTGGTTCGGCGAAAGCGACGAGGTCACGCCCGCCGCCATCCGCGAGGCGGCCGCGGCTTCGCTGCAGCGCGGCGAGACCTTTTATTCGCACAACCTAGGCCTGTCCGAACTGCGGGAGCACCTCAGCGCCTATATGAGCCGCCTGCACGGCGACGTGGGCGTGGACCGGCTGGCCGTGACCTCCGGCGGCGTCAACGCCCTCATGCTGGCCATGCAGGCGCTGATCGACGCCGGCGACGAGGTCGTGGCCGTCACCCCGGTCTGGCCCAACCTCACGGCCCAGCCGCTGGTGATGGGTGCGCACCTGCGCTGCGTGGCCCTGCGGCCCCAGTCCGATGGCGCCTGGGCGCTGGACCTGGACGAACTGCTGGCCGCCATCGGCCCCTCGACCCGGCTGCTGGTCGTCAACGCCCCCAACAACCCCACCGGCTGGACGCTGTCGGCCGCCGAGCAGCGCGCCATCCTGGACCACTGCCGGCGCACGGGCACCTGGATCCTGGCTGATGAGGTCTATGAGCGGCTCTACTACGAGCCCACCCCGCGGGACTGCGCCCCGAGCTTCCTCGATATCGCCGCGCCCGGGGACCGCCTGGTCGTTGCGCACAGCTTCTCCAAGAGCTTCCTCATGACCGGCTGGCGCCTGGGCTGGCTGGTGATGCCGCCCTCGATGACGCCGCACATGGGCAAACTGGTGGAGTTCAATACCTCCTGCGTCAGCGTGTTCACCCAGCGGGCCGGCATTGCGGCCCTGCAGCACGAGGCCGAGATCACGCCCCGCGTCGTCGCCCACATGCGCGCCTGCCGCGACACCCTGGTGACGCTGCTGCAGGCGCTTCCCGGGGTGGATGTCTCGTCCGCCAAGGGCGGCATGTACGCCTTCTTCCGCCTGGCGGGGCAGGGGGATTCGCTGGAAGTCGCCAAGCGCCTGGTGGCCGAGGCCGGCCTCGGGCTGGCCCCCGGCAACGCCTTCGGCGACGAGGCCCAGGGCTGGCTGCGCTGGTGCTTCGCGTCCCAGGATCCGCAGCGCCTGGTGCTGGGAGTGAACCGGCTCAAAAACTGGCTCGGGCTATAA
- a CDS encoding alpha/beta fold hydrolase translates to MKRWPLFASLSLAMAVTAGCSTLDAKQREWIFQPSDRAWGGAQMTDGMEDVWIGFDSNITHKTEQLHGLWMPAERADAPVLLYLHGARWNVSGSSPRIRRMHAMGFSVLAVDYRGFGRSSAGLPSESTALEDARAAWDWLATKAPGRDRYIFGHSLGGAIAIDLATQVQDERGTIVEGTFTNIPEVVSTFKWGWLPISALITQRFESARKVRDIGSPLLVVHGSEDRLILPALGRKLYEAAQEPKRFVMVEGGTHHNTNDLGQAQYREALADLFGLPDGTEAGRAPSPAPVARPSSRATAGPAGSAA, encoded by the coding sequence ATGAAACGCTGGCCCCTCTTCGCCTCCCTCTCCCTCGCCATGGCGGTCACGGCGGGTTGCTCCACCCTTGATGCCAAGCAGCGGGAGTGGATTTTCCAGCCCAGCGACCGGGCCTGGGGCGGTGCGCAGATGACGGACGGCATGGAAGACGTCTGGATCGGTTTCGACTCGAACATCACCCACAAGACCGAACAGTTGCACGGCCTGTGGATGCCTGCAGAGCGCGCCGACGCTCCCGTGCTGCTGTACCTGCACGGCGCGCGTTGGAATGTCAGCGGCTCGTCGCCGCGCATCCGGCGCATGCACGCCATGGGCTTTTCCGTGCTGGCGGTGGACTACCGCGGCTTCGGGCGCAGCAGCGCCGGCCTGCCCTCGGAGTCGACCGCGCTGGAGGATGCACGCGCCGCCTGGGACTGGCTGGCCACCAAGGCGCCCGGGCGCGACCGTTACATCTTCGGCCACTCGCTCGGCGGCGCGATCGCCATCGACCTGGCCACGCAGGTGCAGGACGAGCGCGGCACCATTGTGGAAGGCACGTTCACCAACATCCCCGAAGTGGTGAGCACCTTCAAGTGGGGCTGGCTGCCCATCTCGGCGCTGATCACCCAGCGGTTCGAGTCCGCCCGCAAGGTGCGCGACATCGGCTCGCCGTTGCTCGTGGTCCACGGCAGCGAGGACCGGCTGATCCTGCCCGCTCTGGGCCGCAAGCTGTACGAGGCGGCGCAGGAGCCCAAGCGCTTCGTGATGGTGGAAGGCGGCACGCACCACAACACCAACGACCTGGGCCAGGCCCAGTACCGCGAGGCGCTGGCCGACCTGTTCGGCCTTCCGGACGGGACGGAAGCCGGCCGTGCGCCATCGCCCGCCCCGGTGGCCCGGCCCTCGTCGCGCGCCACGGCCGGCCCGGCGGGCAGCGCGGCCTAA
- a CDS encoding helix-turn-helix domain-containing protein has product MRRGEMLTPDCPSRDILQHVTSRWGVLILVALHDRTLRFSELRRTVGGVSERMLAQTLQTLERDGFVARKAYAVVPPHVEYSLTPMGREVSGHVQALADWIGGNLPGILAARDRSDAVAAPAAPRAVR; this is encoded by the coding sequence GGACTGCCCGTCGCGCGACATCCTGCAGCACGTCACCAGCCGCTGGGGCGTGCTGATCCTGGTGGCGCTGCATGACCGCACGCTGCGCTTCAGCGAACTGCGCCGCACGGTGGGCGGGGTGAGCGAGCGCATGCTGGCCCAGACGCTGCAGACCCTGGAGCGGGACGGTTTCGTCGCCCGCAAGGCCTACGCGGTGGTGCCGCCCCATGTGGAATACAGCCTCACGCCGATGGGCCGCGAGGTGAGCGGGCACGTGCAGGCGCTGGCGGACTGGATCGGCGGGAACCTGCCCGGCATCCTGGCCGCGCGGGATCGCTCGGACGCCGTGGCTGCCCCGGCTGCGCCTCGCGCCGTGCGCTGA